A segment of the Gossypium hirsutum isolate 1008001.06 chromosome D10, Gossypium_hirsutum_v2.1, whole genome shotgun sequence genome:
CCAGAGTTGACGTTAAAGACTTTTGAACCATCTTTGTTGTCTTTCAAAAATCTAACAACACTGAAAGTTTCAAGATGCCATGGGTTCATCAATTTAATCGCATGCTCAACAGCTAAGTGCCTGACGCTACTGGAAAGATTGATCATAGATGATTGTGAGATGATAGAGAAAATCATAGCGTGTGAGGCTGAAGAAATACAAGGCGGCATTGTATTTCCCAAACTGAAGTATTTGCAACTAAGTTGTCTGCCATGTCTAGCAATCTTTTCCTTGGCCCATCACTTGTTGGAATTCCCAGTCTTGCTAATGGTGATGGTGACAAAGTGCCCCCAAATGAGGAATTTCTGCCAAGGAGATTTAAGCACGCCAAGGCTGGAACAAATGCACTTAACAAGAGATGAGGAAGGTGAACTGAAGTGGGAAGGCGACCTTAACACTACCATAAAACATATGTTCGATGAAATGGTACAAATCATTTAAAGGATTTAAATTCATGTGtttttacatacatacatacatagttAATTGAACAATTCTTGGTTTGTTATGATCATGCACAGAATGTGCAAAATTCTGAGGTGACGGAGGTTACTGATCAGTTGCCCAATCTGGAATAAGGAAATATGTTTGGGTGCTTATGCGAAAAGCTCAATTTCGTTTGAATTCAAAACAAACGGTAATTGACTCCTCTATTTTCATCATGGCTTAACTAATGCTTTATAAAGTGACCATAGAGACGCCCTTTTCATTGTAGGTTGAGTTGCTCTACTGAAGTACGAGGCTGCAACTTTTGGTAAAATGTGAAAGGTTATTTCAGTTTTTGTAAAACTACCATTTGAACTGTTCCATTTCACATTATACCCTCAAAATTGAACTTCAAGTGCATCATACTTGGCATTGGGCTACAAACATGTAAACTTTTACTAGTAAGGTTGACCCCTGTTTTAAGGATTTGCCAACTTTTGATGGTTACCATATCAATGTCAGCTTAAAGCTATCAAGTATCtttacaaatataatatatatatatatattattccttAATGAAGGATAAAAGTAGGCAGCTATCTATTAATGGTACGGCTGATTCTGAAAAGACGGCTGAAATTGAATCAATGGGTTGTTGGTAATTGCCTGATGGAAGAACAGGGCCTAATGTTACGTGGATCCTGATCAAGTTTTAAATTTTCAGTTGTAGGCATTACTGATTATTGCCATTTGGTTGTTGATCCTCTGATTTTACGGTTGACTGTCTTGCTTATACGTTGCAAGGTTGGCGGGTCTCAAGTATGAATTTCCAAGCCGGCTGTCATCCATAATTAACTAAGTGTTCCAATCTGTTGAAAGGTGGTTAGCATGCAGCATTGAAGACCACCATGCAGAAGCAGCAGTTTGCACGAGAAAGCAAGgatgtttattttcatttgaattttttttgtttatgtaatgtaatctagttcattttgaactatgATAAGATGATATTTGATGTAAACTTGATGGTGATTGAGCTGTTTACCAGCTTTATTCATTTGCACAAGTTATCATTCTAATTTACTAGGAaacttagtggtagtaggtataGTTTTGGTTAACCTACTGTCTTGACAAGCTAGAAGCTtgatttatgtattggcattaagCCTTTTTTTGATGAATGAATTTAATCAAGTTTTCATTCAAAAACTCTCACCATTCTCCTTGCTTTATTCTTTTTAGTTTTCTGCTTGTTTCTGTTGCAAGTCACGACACTTGCTGCTCAAGCAATAGGCTGAAACTTGTTGTTAGTTGCTCTcagctccaacaattggtatctagagcccttgtcttagtggacctgttgttTCAAACCAAGGAACCtgatggcttcttcaggattttcaccagctgcaccacctgtcttcaatggagaaggatTCCATATTTGGGTAGTCGAAATGAAGACTTACCTGCAGGCATTCGACCTATGGGAGGTAGTCAATTCAGATGCAGAGCCAGCACCTCTCAGAGCAAATCCAACAGTTGCTCAAATGAGGCAACATGCTGATGAAAGAACAAAaaggcacaaggccatgtcatgcataCAAAACTGTGTTTCAGATGTGATTTTTACAAGAATCATGGCTTGTGAAACACCAAAGGAGGCTTGGGACAAGCTGAAAGAAGAGTTTCAAGGgactgagagaacaaggcaacaacagcttctcaacttgagaagggactttgaaaatctcaaaatgaaagaagaaaaaacagtCAAGCAGTATTCAGACAGAATTATGGCTGTtgtaaacagcataaggctccttggagagcagttcaatgaagctaggatagtggagaaggttatagcaactctgcctgagaggtatgaggcaaaaatctcatctctcgaagactcaagggacctgtccaccatctccctgacagagttgatcaatgctctatatgctcaagagcagaggagagcaagcagactggaggagcaccaagaaggtgcctttcaggcaagaacaaatacggcctacaaaggcaagaaggcctggagagacaagccaaagAATGATGCTGCAAAgagcaatgaccagccctgcagacATTGCAAGAGGCCAGGTCATCCAGAAGACAGATGCTGGTTCagaccagatgcagtatgccaacactgcaagaagaagggccatgttgaaagggtttgCAAAAATAGAACCAAGCTAAGGCAGAGTCAATTTCAACAACCAAAGGTTGAAGCTCAAGTAGCTGAAGACAGCAGTGATCAAGAAGAGCAGGTCTTTGCTGTTTCTTGCTTAGCTGCTGAGAAGAAAAGCTCAAAAGGTTGGTTGCTGGACAGTGGATGCacaaaccacatgtcaccagatgcaaccATTTTCAAAACTTTGGACAGAACCTGTAAAACCAAAGTAaaaattggaaatggtcagtttataAAGGCTGAAGGAAAATGGGATGTGCAGATATACACTCCCACAGGCATCAAAGTCATCTCGAATGTGCTATTAGTACCTgagattgacagaaaccttctcagcatagctcaactTCTAGAGAAAGGATACTCAGTTGTGTTTAAGCAGAAAGAATGCCAAATTTTTTATCCAAATGGATCAAATTTCATGACAGTCACCATGACTGACAAGTGTTTTGAAGTGGAATGGCCAAATGACTCACATTCAGCCTGTATTGCCTCCATTGATGACTCCAAGCTATGGCACCAAAGGCTTGGACACGTTAACTTCAAATCAATGGCTCAGATGATTAATGAAGAATTAGCTGAAAACTTCATCAAAACAGTGAAGAATGATGAAATTTGTGAAGTGTGCCAGCAAGGAAAACAAGCAAGATTGCCATTTCCTGCAAACACAGCATGGAGAGCATCAGAGAAGCTGCAGCTTGtacacactgatgtgtgtggaccaatgaagaccgGATCTCTCAATGGGAACAGgtactttattcttttcatagATGATCATACAAGATATTGTTGGATTTATTTTATGAAACAAAAATCAGAAGTTGCTCATGTGTTTTTGAAGTTCAAAGCTGCTGTTGAAACTGAAATTGGCCACAAACTTAAGACACTAAGGTCAGATAATGGAACTGAGTATACCTCAGCTCAGTTTCAACTCTATTGTAAGAATGCAGGCATTAAACACCAACTGACCAATGTGTATACACCTCAACAAAATGGGGTCAGTGAAAGAAAAAACAGAAGTTTGATGAACATGGCAAGGTACCTCCTGTTTGAGAAAAATCTGCCTAAAACCCTGTGGGCTGAAGCAGTAAACACTGCAGTCTATCTTCAAAATAGACTTCCAACTAAAGCCCTAGCTCAGAAAACTCCATTTGAAGCTTGGTTTGGGTTCAaaccatcactggctcatctcagAACCTTTGGTTGCATATGTTATGCACAAGTTCCAGCTGTGAAAAGAGGAAAGCTGGATAAAAGAACTCAAGCAGGGATTCTGATAGGCTACAGTGCAGTTAAAAAGGGCTATAGAGCGCTGGAACCTTCTACAAATAAGATCCTTGTGAGTAGAGATGTTGTGTTCAATGAGAAGGCATGCTGGAACTGGGATAAAAATGAACCAGAGGTTGTAACTGAAGAACTTGCATCTGATCAAGTTGGAACTAATCAAGACACATTTGAAATGGATGTGGATGATGAACCAATCAGAGGAACTCGATCATTGGCTGATGTTTATGAAAGAGCTCAAGTAGCCATGGTAGAACCAAGTTGCTTTGAAGAGGCAGAAAGTCAACAAGGCTGGAAGCAAGCAATGATAGAAGAGATCAGCATGATAGAAAAGAATCAAACTTGGAATCTAGTTGAAAGGCCAGCAAACAGGAAAATCATTGGAGTTAAATGGGTTTATCGAGTCAAGCAGAATGCTGATGGAAGCTTAAACAAATTAAAGGCAAGGTTAGTTGTCAAAGGCTTTAGTCAAAGGTATGGATTAGACTACCTGGAAActtttgcaccagtggccaggcttgACACCATCAGATTGGTAGTGGCATTAGCAGCACAAAGGGAGTGGAAGATACATCAGCTTGATGTAAAGTCAGCATTTCTAAATGGATCCCTTGAAGAAGAGATTTATGTGGAACAACCTCAAGGTTTTGAAGTGTCTGGTAGAGAAGATATGGTATATAAGCTGaacaaagccttgtatggcttgaaacaggctcCAAGAGCCTGGTATATCAAGATTGACAGCTATTTGATCAGTTTGGGATTTGAGAGGAGTATTAGCGAGCCAACTCTGTATGTCAAAAAGACCAAGGCAGAAACTCAGCTCATTGTCTCATTATATGTCGATGACCTattggtgacaggaggagatcaagATATGCTGGTCAGTTTTAAAGCCAAAATGCAACAGCATTTTGAGATGTCAGATCTTGGGTTGATGTCCTACTTCTTAGGCATGGAAGTAACGCAAGCTGAGAAAGAAATTTGGCTAAGTCAGAAGACTTTTGCTATGAAGATTCTCAGAaaattctcaatggagaattgcaAAGCTACCAACACACCAATAGTTGTTGGAGGAAAGCTATCGAGTCAAGGGATTTTTGAACCAGTGTGTGAGACAACTTACAGAAGTCTGATTGGTTGTTTGTTATATCTtactgccactagaccagacataatgtatgctgtGAGCTTACTCTCGAGATTCATGCATTGCTGCAATGAAAGTCATTTTAAAGCAGGCAAGAGAATTCTCAGGTACATTAAGGGAACCCTGAGCTATGGAATGTTGTATACCAAGGCTAAGCATTCAAATCTGATTGGTTACAGTGACAGTGATTGGGCAGGCTCAGTGGACGATATGAAAAGCACTTCAGGCTATTTTTTCAATCTTGGCTCAGCAGTATTTTgttggagttcaaagaaacaagCACTGGTGGCTCAATCTACCGCAGAAGCAGAATATGTAGCAGCTGCTGCAGCAgtcaatcaagccatttggcttagaaaAATTCTAGTCGATCTCAACCTTGAACAAGAGGAAGCAACAGAGATAATGTGTGACAATCAATcggctgttgcaattgcaaagaacccTGTTTTTCATGGGAGGACAAAACATTTTAACATTAAGCTTCATGCAGTTCGAGAAATGCAACAAGCTCATGAAGTGAAACTGGTTCATTGCAGTTATGATGAACAATTAGCTGATATTTTAACAAAACCTCTTAATGTTTCAAGGTTTCAAAGCTTAAGAATGAAGATGGGAGTTAGCAACAAgctaaccaaggaggagtgttgaaaggTGGTTAGCATGCAGCATTGAAGACCACCATGCAGAAGCAGCAGTTTGCACGAGAAAGCAAGGATGTTTAgtttcatttgaattttttttttgtttatgtaatgtaatctagttcattttgaactatgATAAGATGATATTTGATGTAAACTTGATGGTGATTGAGCTGTTTACCAGCTTTATTCATTTGCACAAGTTATCATTCCAATTTACTAGGAaacttagtggtagtaggtataGTTTTGGTTAACCTACTGTCTTGACAAGCTAGAAGCTtgatttatgtattggcattaagCCTTTTTTTGATGAATGAATTTAATCAAGTTTTCATTCAAAACTCTCACCATTCTCCTTGCTTTATTCTTTTTAGTTTTCTGCTTGTTTCTGCTGCAAGTCACGACACTTGCTGCTCAAGCAATAGGCTGAAACTTGTTGTTAGTTGCTCTCAGCTCCAACACAATCCATGGAGTTTATGGTTTATTAGTGTAACTGTCCATTTGGTTGTGGATTGGTTCTTAAGGTGTTTTGATGCTTGTATGTTACAGTGCCTGCTCCAAGCAACACCCTTTAATTTCTAATGAATTTtatttgttgaggaaaaaaaATATGAGGATTAATCTGATATTTTATGTTTGGGTTTATGAAGATTTTTGTACCTTTAATgaaaaaagcaaataaaatagAGAGGTACAAGATCACATCCATAGATCAACAAAGGGGTTtaatatttctataaaaaaagtTGTCCCAAAAAGGCCTTCTAATGGGAATTGAAAAAAAAGCTTGTAAAAATTTACAAAAGGAATTGATGAGAATCTGATACAGCCATCTCATGCGACAGCTTTCCCTTAAAAGCATTCGTGGCTGAGTCTAgtcttaatttttatttgtatCTTTTATATCcgttttataattcatatttaagATTTGTATTATGCGCTTAATATTTCATTATTTGTTGTCTATGATGctcattcttgaaaaaaaaaacaaacaaacaaatgcaATGCATGcataaaccataaaaaaattaaagaacatAAGCAactaataatgaaatatattaaaatgaagaCCGGTAATTGATTTAAGAATTACCCTAATTTCggtaaatatattaaaacatgtgTCCCTAATCtttttcaattttgatattgaaAAAATTGGTATTCTTAAAATTATGAGagttattcaattattttcatttttgaaattgataaattaaggacaattaatcacaacgttaatgtttttatcaattatatataattttcttgatataatgataaatttagtcctcaaagtttacacattctatcaatttgttattgatttaacaaatttaacccacAATATTTACACATTTCGTCAATTTGATCATGATTTAACATATTTAACCCGTAATAATTACACATTCTATCAACATTTACGcaaaatatataatcatcaaggattaaatttgtttttatactaatcaaaattatgtataattaacAGAAACTATTAGCGCTTGATTAATTGTTCGTGGTTACTTTCAAAAAAGATAAGGATTAATTTGTTCAATATCAAAaagatgttttttatttttattttttaatttcataggtaagaaaatctcaaaaaaaaagaaaatctttgaaataaaaaatagaatgttttatataattatttgaagTTACTCTCACGTTATTTTTACCCATTCAAAGCTAGCAAGTCTTTATGTACAAAATGGTATAGCTCTGCAATTTGGATTAACATTTTGGTGACCTCCATGTGAAGTGAAAGAAAATTGAGAATGTCACACAATTATTATTTTTCCCTCCATACCCCTATGCCACCAAAGAAAGTTGAATTATTAAGGCACAAAAGTACTAAGGAGTAGGAGCTAGAAAAAGAGGGGCATGAAAATAAAGAGACTTACATTTATTATTTGCATAATACAAAATCagtctttaatatttacatattttattaatttgaattttatttttatttagttaaatttaactttaaaccctttaaaaaaagttaaatttgatcATCAACATTTTGAAAAgagtcaaattattatttaacggaaatgttaaattttgaaatacATATAACAATTCGCGtgtatttcatattatttttttaaattttttatatttttttgaaatttttatttttgaatattgtTAGAAAAATATTTGGAACATTGTTAGTGGAGTTTTTAACCTCCACCAACAAAATTAATGGGTTAATAAGTGTCTTACAgggatataataaaatattaaatatatatatattaaaatatatatatatatgttaatttttttaaagttgtggaataaaaataatatattattgacgtaccaaatactcacctttttaattaagatttaaaaataaaaaatagttagtaAAATGAATGGATTGCAAATTGAGAAATTTgatattgaatattaaaattttcttaaaaagaaGACATATAGCAAGATACGAAAGTTAgtgatttatttgatttaattttaatttttaaattgatgcattttattatgaatttttattctttgtgtattttgtataatttgtttgaaattttcaattttcaatttctcACATGAGtttgagatataaaaaaaattactcttAGGATTGGTGAAACAGTGGATACAAGAGTTCAGCTTATCATATATTGATGATTTTGTTCTTCGAAATATTGTCTACAGATAGGATATCAGAGTTCTATTAATTAGAGTTCCGTTAAAAAGTCGAAATTTCTATTTTAGCCTAGGACTCTAGGAGTTCTGTTATCGATATTCTAATTATGATCATGATCTATAAAAAATATGAGTAACATGTGATacgtaaatgaaaatttttatgatATGATAAGTCATAAATTAAGTGAAAATGTATGAAAGTGTATGATTATATGAaagacaaaaataattaatttaatttaatgatctgtaaaattgaaaaatgaaatacATGAATTATATAAGAGAATGTTGACGATCAATATGTGGTATGTAAATGAGAAGGAAAAAATTATATGACcaaatactaaaataaatgaataatgaaattaactaaataCTTTGTAAgttcaataatttaaaaaattgttatttttcccattcaAAGTTGAAAAGTCTTTTATGTGAAAAATAGTGTAGCTCTTCAATTTGGGTATAACATTTTGGTCTCCGCCATGTGATGTGGAGGAAAATTGACAACATCACACAATCAAATCCATTTTTTCTGCCATACCCTTGTGCCTCCGAAGAAAGTTAAATTATTAAGGCACAAAAGTACCAAGGAGTAGAAGCTACCAAAAGAGGAGCatgaaaataaagagagataCATATATTACTGGCatgaaatatttacattttttattaatttggaaCTTCTTGCCTTTTACTACTAGCTTGATTTGTATCATCGCTCTCACCTTTTTGAGCTTGTATCTGATAGTGAAACCAAAGATTAGTGAAAGCCTTCGCACCAAAACTGAGTTCTAGGAACTGCAATAGGATCAATTTCAACAACTCTAATGGGATATTAAACATTCCCAACTCTTAAGATCACCATCTCATCAATTTTACACAATTAAAATGAATGTTTCCCTTCACAAAAGGTTTAGGATGAGCAGCACCATCGTCCACACTAATAAAACTTCCCCAGTGATTGGCGATGTTTTTAAATGTAGAGATCGGACAAGCATGGATCGGAACCCCTAAAGTTCTTCTATAATTAACCAAAATGTTTTCAGACCATGACTCAACTTTTGTGAACCACCTCATCGAAATTTCAATAAACTCTTTTATAACCTTCTCCACCGTTAAACTCCATTAGCAACTTGGAGGCCACCCTCTTCTAACCGCAGAGCAAGGTTCTCAAGAGTACATAAATCTCTACACCATCCCATAATACAAATTGTAGCTTAGAAAGTTTTTCTTCCTCGATAATCCCATCTATAGGAATTGACTCTATCTCTTTCTTACCTGTAGCCACCTCCTCCATGAAACAATTCTTGTTTATAGCTTTTTCACCTCCGAGGGTTCCACTCGTATCTAGAGAATCCTTTGATACCTCCAGAGCCTTTGAAGCGTGCAAAGTTGACCCATATTCTATGTCCAAATAAATGGAACCGTTCAGACGAAACGTCGCCCTTCTTGCATCAGTAAAGTTTGCGAATCTCACAAAACCAAATCTTTCTCCTTTTTATGAAGACATCCATAACCCTGCCGTGATACTCGAATATCTTCCAAAGACCTGTCCATTGCATTCGTGGAGGACGATTCACTACAAAAACAGTAACACAACTCTGTCCAGTGTCCACCACCCAACCCATTACTCATTAATAAAACTCCTACTTCATCACTTAACTAAAGctttctttttgatatttttatatattttaattttgttttgtattcaaataatttgataattaactTTTAACAATTATCCCATAGTTTTTACTATAAATTTAAGGAAGACAATCTTGATAAAATTAGTTTGAGGTAGGAACAGTTTATTGGAACAGCGTAGTCTTTTATaggattaaaaatattaatgcaAGAAATAAAAAACAAGTGATTAAAGGTTTAGAACAAGCAATCAAacttattttatgttaaaattttcgaacaatatgaaaatatataattttaattgttcttttaccaattaaattgatttttgacaGGTTTAACTATTGACTTAAAAAAGAGTGTTAATTTGAATGGTTAAATGTAATGATGCATGGTTTGTCTGACATCGTCACATGGAAAATGGGATTAAAAATGGAAATTAAGCAAAGGCAAAATGaatatatttattgttttctAATTTGGTGTAGGGTGCCATATTTGTTGATAGCCACTCACTAATACATTATAAATGGAATAATTGcctattttacctttttcatgAAATTTATTGACATCACCAGCTCATTTTTCAACCACATTACTCAAATGATTGACAGAGAGAGGTAAAAGTAATTTATAaatgtatttcttttttttcgaGTATAATTTGTATTTATTTCTAGCCATTTTTATAAAGTTATTGTTTAAAAAAGGGGTAATTATCAAATTCATATATGATTTGGATCCAATGTACAATTTGATACAAACTacaatttggtgtaattatacacataaaCTTGAATTGTGATTCATATGAgcacatgaaactttgattttgattcaattgtatgcATTTAATGAATGTATAcgtttaaaaaaatgaatatttacatttattttcatatttgattatataCAGGGGCGAAACCAGAAAATTCTTTTAgggggctgaaattaaattgtaatttttacgatagtaaaaatgtaatttcaccattttaatggcctatatctttataatttttaaatgattaaatcaaattttatatttttagcggagcaaagtacaattttacctttactaatttaaaattttaaaaggcctAAATAGAAAATTCACCATTTCAAGGGGACTGagactagaggtgatcatgggttgggcccACCCGAAAAATAGGAGGGTCCAGGTAAAAATATAGACCCAAAATATGGGTTTCGGCAAAAAAAgaagcccgtttaaaaaacgggccgagCTCGGGTAAAAATTTTTTGGCCTAGGCCCAACCCgacccggcccgaattatatattaaatatatatagtttttatttttaatcaaatatgtattaaatatatacttttttggTGTTGTACAATTTGATATGGGTTGggctcgggcttagcaattttctttCGGGCCGGGCTTAgataaatttttaggcccatattttgggcccaGCCAAGCCCGAgcctaaaaaatgggcctaaaattttgtctgggcCCTGCtcagcccatgatcacctctaactGGAACCCCTGTCAGCCCCTTAGTTTCGCCCCAAATTATATAATAGTTTGTATATGCAATATATCAACGTAAAATTGTGCTAATTCAATAATATTGTTAGTGATTtctgaaaattgaatcaaatcaatatttcatatataaaattgtacaaaatcaaagttcatatacaacataaataaataaataaaaagttcatATAGAACaatatacattaaatcaaaatttatatataattttgatatttatctcatTCTTTATTAATTATAACGTGTGAACGAGGTGAATCCAAATTTTGTCATTTATTTTCCTACCATCTTTGCGAAATAAATTTCAACTTAAGAAggaaaaaataattaacattttcAAATTCTATCAAGATAGACATGTTCATAGGTCAGACTCTCGGCTTAGGTTCAAAAGTTCACTAAAATTTTgggagggtttggataaaaatatcaTACCCAAAGAATGGactcgagcaaaaaaaaaaaagacctgtttaaaatatgggtcgggcTCGGGCTTGAATATTTAAGGCTAGACccgttttaagtttataattttttatattatgttattttttatatattatgtaatttagaacacaataaaaaataaaacatatagtaaatatataatataactctaatgtaaacattaaaataatattaaaatgactatataaaaaatttcaataaataaaaatgtataaatattaaaataatataatataaatactttttaaaaaaattaaaaaataatataagcgAACCTAAAATGGGTTTAGATTAGTTTTTTGTAAATATGGGAGTGttttgacaaaattttaggcctaaaTTTCAAACCGGACCgaacttaaacaaatataaaatatcttaatatcatgcttaaaccAACCTATGAACACttctacataaaaataatatagacgAATTGATGTCGTTTAGTTCCACAAGGTCAAACTTCAAATTAATACGAGTGTATTATTAAAAGTTTTCGTCCTCGCATTACTTGTAATTAGTTTATGTCTTTTAATTCATTGAGAAGTAACAAGCATGTATGGATGTCCATTGTACAGGCCCATTTTGACCTAACCCATTACAACCCATAACCCAAGCAAAAACAAAACCTACCCAGGCCCAACTAAGCCTAACCCACCAaaaccaaagcccaaatcagcaaCCCAATTCAGCCCAATCTACCTAACCCTAGCCAATTTGTAGAAAAAAGAAACAGCAGccaccctaggtgcgccgcacctagggcctTCGTCCACCTACCCCCTGCCACCGCCTCTGACCAGCGCCGCACCTGCTCTCTGCCATCGCCCAACTGCACCTGCAAGAAGAGAAACCAACACGCAACAACAAATA
Coding sequences within it:
- the LOC121222122 gene encoding disease resistance protein UNI-like, with the protein product MKHLNLQFFPETSTTLPYSFIRSLPVLHKLVIDNASICQIVQSEGLSDQEWHTSAFYQLKELSLSQLPELTLKTFEPSLLSFKNLTTLKVSRCHGFINLIACSTAKCLTLLERLIIDDCEMIEKIIACEAEEIQGGIVFPKLKYLQLSCLPCLAIFSLAHHLLEFPVLLMVMVTKCPQMRNFCQGDLSTPRLEQMHLTRDEEGELKWEGDLNTTIKHMFDEMNVQNSEVTEVTDQLPNLE